A genome region from Natronobeatus ordinarius includes the following:
- a CDS encoding DUF5789 family protein produces the protein MRETHTHDVDRELGIEFGDLESKLEAQEYPTTCEDLLEECGDHVVELPNGSATVGEVLGVLPTVTYESPADVRQGVFTMVGSRAIGRRYYSDRTPPALGERREDDQLSF, from the coding sequence ATGAGAGAGACGCACACGCACGACGTCGACCGCGAACTCGGAATCGAGTTCGGCGATCTCGAGTCGAAACTCGAGGCCCAGGAGTATCCCACGACGTGCGAGGATCTCCTCGAAGAGTGTGGTGATCACGTCGTCGAGCTTCCGAACGGGTCGGCGACGGTAGGTGAGGTCCTCGGCGTGCTCCCGACGGTGACCTACGAGTCGCCCGCGGACGTTCGACAGGGCGTCTTCACCATGGTCGGGAGCCGAGCGATCGGGCGACGGTACTACTCGGATCGGACGCCACCCGCCCTCGGCGAGCGTCGAGAGGACGACCAGCTGTCGTTCTGA
- a CDS encoding GNAT family N-acetyltransferase, translating to MGLHSPRSFEDDVRQSVYEYVERHGAASPAELARSVRIEDEPPQSKPARSGTDTPDVLLSRDALEAAIEGLKREGHLVETDGKLRLALEGSPTEREVAAGTVTIRPAREEDRAELIAAMRTVGSEETYVVAEDVADHLESEPALVRVDEERSRVFFVAVLEREPADSETGRDEERAAVESTATVVGWLHVDAPELPSLCHTAELTVGVVPDHRREGIGSALLEYGLDWAEGEYRKVYQSVPATNERAIAFLEETGWTREGEREEHYRIDDEFVDEVQFAIWP from the coding sequence ATGGGCCTTCACTCGCCGCGGTCGTTCGAAGACGACGTTCGGCAGTCGGTGTACGAGTACGTCGAACGTCACGGGGCCGCCTCGCCGGCGGAACTCGCGCGCTCCGTCCGGATCGAGGACGAACCGCCACAGTCGAAACCCGCCCGCTCGGGAACGGATACTCCGGACGTCTTGCTCTCCCGCGACGCGCTCGAGGCTGCCATCGAGGGGCTGAAACGAGAGGGGCACCTCGTCGAGACCGACGGAAAGCTCCGGCTCGCCCTCGAGGGATCGCCGACCGAACGCGAGGTCGCTGCGGGCACGGTGACGATCCGCCCCGCTCGTGAGGAAGATCGGGCGGAACTGATCGCCGCAATGCGGACGGTCGGGAGCGAGGAGACCTACGTCGTGGCCGAGGACGTCGCCGACCACCTCGAGAGCGAACCCGCGCTCGTCCGCGTCGACGAGGAGCGATCACGCGTGTTCTTCGTCGCCGTCCTCGAGCGCGAGCCGGCCGATTCGGAGACGGGCCGCGACGAGGAGCGGGCGGCCGTCGAATCGACGGCGACGGTCGTCGGCTGGCTCCACGTCGACGCACCCGAACTCCCGTCGCTGTGTCACACCGCCGAACTCACCGTCGGCGTCGTCCCCGACCACCGCCGGGAGGGGATCGGCTCGGCGCTGCTCGAGTACGGTCTCGACTGGGCCGAAGGGGAGTACCGGAAGGTCTACCAGAGCGTTCCCGCGACGAACGAGCGTGCGATCGCGTTCCTCGAGGAGACCGGCTGGACGCGGGAGGGCGAACGGGAAGAACACTACCGGATCGACGACGAGTTCGTCGACGAGGTACAGTTCGCGATCTGGCCGTAG
- a CDS encoding L-threonylcarbamoyladenylate synthase, with protein MDLERAAEAIRAGELVVYPTETVYGLGADALDHDAVERVFDVKGRDRSNPISLAVPSVPAAFEFVRVTDRERQFMAEFLPGPVTVLCRRRDVVPDVLTSGADRVGVRVPAHHAALTLCERAGTPITATSANVSGRESVRRVADLDPELADAAAVVLDGGETDGTESTVVDVSSDAIYRRGALADEIAEWLAVN; from the coding sequence ATGGACCTCGAGCGTGCTGCGGAGGCGATTCGCGCCGGTGAGCTGGTCGTCTACCCGACCGAGACGGTGTACGGGCTGGGGGCCGACGCCCTCGACCACGACGCCGTCGAACGCGTCTTCGACGTGAAAGGTCGGGATCGCTCGAATCCGATCTCGCTCGCGGTGCCGTCGGTGCCGGCGGCGTTCGAGTTCGTCCGCGTGACCGATCGCGAGCGGCAGTTCATGGCCGAGTTCCTCCCCGGCCCCGTGACGGTGCTCTGTCGCCGCCGCGACGTCGTCCCCGACGTCCTGACGTCGGGAGCCGATCGGGTCGGCGTCCGGGTCCCCGCCCACCACGCCGCGCTCACCCTGTGTGAACGGGCCGGCACGCCGATCACCGCGACGAGCGCGAACGTGAGCGGCCGGGAAAGCGTCCGGCGCGTCGCGGACCTCGATCCCGAACTCGCCGACGCTGCTGCCGTCGTCCTCGACGGAGGCGAGACCGACGGCACCGAGAGCACGGTCGTCGACGTCTCGAGCGACGCGATCTATCGCCGAGGTGCGCTGGCCGACGAGATCGCCGAGTGGCTCGCCGTGAACTGA
- a CDS encoding CRISPR-associated protein Cas4 — MTRVSFSDLRTAAYCPRKLYYVRREERREPPPEVDAVRDLAFRYEELLETEDEALANEPIALPPATYRARLERTRTRLEEHDRWTALCHPSERDHLTTGRHCRGVVHKVLADPLEPALVSPGRPPDRGVWEPHTVHAVAAAKALAWEHETPVETAWLEYPAYGAIRRLELTTRRKARYRRALRAVRELDGPPARTRNREKCASCSYAGECGVRTRTLRSLLGFG; from the coding sequence GTGACGCGGGTTTCGTTCAGCGACCTCAGGACGGCAGCGTACTGTCCACGGAAACTCTACTACGTCAGGCGTGAGGAGCGTCGCGAGCCGCCGCCCGAGGTCGACGCCGTTCGCGACCTCGCGTTTCGGTACGAGGAACTCCTCGAGACCGAAGACGAGGCGCTTGCGAACGAACCGATCGCGCTCCCGCCCGCGACGTATCGCGCCCGACTCGAGCGCACCCGAACGCGGCTCGAGGAACACGACCGCTGGACCGCGCTGTGTCACCCGAGCGAGCGCGACCACCTGACGACGGGGCGACACTGCCGCGGAGTCGTCCACAAGGTGCTCGCCGATCCGCTCGAGCCCGCGCTCGTCTCGCCGGGTCGACCACCCGACCGAGGCGTCTGGGAGCCCCACACCGTTCACGCCGTCGCCGCCGCGAAGGCCCTCGCCTGGGAACACGAGACGCCGGTCGAGACGGCCTGGCTCGAGTATCCCGCCTACGGAGCGATTCGTCGACTCGAGTTGACGACTCGCCGGAAGGCCCGCTACCGGCGGGCGCTCAGGGCAGTCCGGGAACTCGACGGGCCGCCCGCGCGGACACGAAACCGGGAGAAGTGCGCGTCCTGTTCGTACGCGGGAGAGTGTGGCGTCCGGACGCGGACGTTGCGGTCGTTGCTGGGATTCGGATGA
- a CDS encoding conditioned medium-induced protein 4, with translation MNEKTEELRDIFTSVTDGEETITESQVDTRGSLEQDERTVDERLESVVAQMRERYGFDAGLEDEAYLTVAKRFYEGESDEAIAEELGVDAETVFEARMALHLVAEDDADEVDLVAIRDREEDDATLAAEYGVDETRIRRYRRVAAAKDESRAANDRYRDEFDDVLADSALSERLATDVREDGLADATEGMETDVSF, from the coding sequence ATGAACGAGAAAACGGAGGAACTCAGGGACATCTTCACCAGCGTCACCGACGGAGAGGAGACGATCACCGAATCCCAGGTGGATACCCGGGGTTCGCTCGAGCAGGACGAGCGAACGGTCGACGAACGCCTCGAGAGCGTCGTCGCCCAGATGCGCGAGCGCTACGGGTTCGACGCGGGGCTCGAGGACGAGGCGTACCTCACCGTCGCGAAGCGCTTCTACGAGGGCGAGAGCGACGAGGCGATCGCCGAGGAACTCGGCGTCGACGCCGAGACCGTCTTCGAGGCCCGGATGGCGCTGCATCTCGTCGCCGAGGACGATGCCGACGAGGTCGATCTGGTCGCGATCCGCGACCGCGAGGAGGACGACGCGACCCTCGCCGCGGAGTACGGCGTCGACGAGACGCGAATCCGTCGTTACCGGCGCGTCGCGGCGGCGAAAGACGAATCGCGGGCAGCCAACGACCGCTACCGCGACGAGTTCGACGACGTCTTAGCCGACTCCGCCCTCTCCGAGCGGCTGGCCACGGACGTCCGCGAGGACGGCCTCGCCGACGCCACGGAAGGCATGGAGACCGACGTTTCGTTCTGA